A stretch of Roseovarius sp. M141 DNA encodes these proteins:
- a CDS encoding acetyl-CoA C-acetyltransferase, with translation MTQPHGQRVYLVDGARTPFLKARGAPGPFTPVDLAVQCGRPLLARQPFERNAFDLVILGCVNVIADEMNPARVAALRLGLSERTVAFTTQINCGSGMQSIDTAYRYIRSGSHDMILAGGAESLSHAPLTLRQSAAEWLGEFSAARSPVDKVRAMAGLRPEFFKPVIGLERGLTDPITHLGMGQTAEILAHRFGIDRQTADAYAMQSHHRLTQAQKDGTLDGEVTPAFGPDGTVYDHDDGVRPDSDMEGLAKPKPVFEKPYGKVTAGNSSQITDGASWVIVASQKAVDLHGLEPLAEITDSEWAGLDPAVMGLGPVMAATPIAQRHGFGVDDIDLWELNEAFAAQVLACLAAWNDDAFCSEVLGYDAAFGRIDRDRLNVDGGAIALGHPVGTSGNRIVLHLANAMKKRGAKRGIATECIGGGLGGAMLLEAVQ, from the coding sequence GTGACGCAACCCCATGGCCAGCGTGTCTATCTCGTCGATGGCGCGCGCACACCGTTTCTGAAGGCGCGCGGCGCGCCCGGCCCCTTCACCCCCGTCGATCTGGCGGTGCAATGCGGGCGCCCCCTGCTGGCGCGCCAGCCATTCGAGCGGAACGCGTTCGATCTGGTCATCCTCGGCTGCGTCAATGTCATCGCGGACGAAATGAACCCCGCCCGCGTCGCCGCCCTGCGTCTGGGCCTGAGCGAGCGGACGGTGGCCTTTACCACGCAGATCAACTGCGGGTCCGGCATGCAGAGCATCGACACCGCCTATCGCTATATCCGGTCGGGCAGTCATGACATGATCCTTGCCGGCGGGGCCGAATCCCTCAGCCACGCGCCGCTGACGCTGCGCCAGTCGGCTGCCGAATGGCTGGGTGAATTCAGCGCCGCGCGCAGCCCGGTGGACAAGGTGCGCGCGATGGCGGGCCTCAGGCCCGAGTTCTTCAAGCCGGTCATCGGGCTGGAGCGCGGCCTGACAGACCCGATCACCCATCTGGGCATGGGCCAGACCGCCGAAATACTGGCGCACCGCTTTGGCATCGACCGGCAGACGGCGGATGCCTACGCAATGCAAAGCCATCACCGTCTGACGCAGGCGCAGAAGGACGGCACGCTGGACGGCGAGGTGACGCCTGCCTTCGGCCCCGACGGGACTGTTTACGACCATGACGACGGGGTGCGCCCCGATAGCGATATGGAGGGGCTGGCCAAACCCAAGCCGGTGTTCGAGAAACCTTACGGCAAGGTCACGGCAGGCAATTCCAGCCAGATCACCGATGGCGCCAGCTGGGTCATCGTCGCCTCGCAAAAGGCCGTGGACCTGCACGGGCTGGAGCCATTGGCCGAGATCACCGACAGCGAGTGGGCCGGGCTTGATCCCGCCGTCATGGGGCTTGGCCCGGTCATGGCCGCAACCCCCATCGCGCAGCGGCACGGGTTTGGCGTGGATGACATCGATCTGTGGGAACTGAACGAGGCGTTCGCGGCGCAGGTTCTGGCATGTTTGGCCGCGTGGAACGACGATGCGTTTTGCAGCGAGGTTCTGGGATATGATGCCGCCTTTGGCCGGATCGACCGGGACCGTCTGAACGTCGACGGCGGCGCGATTGCGCTGGGCCATCCGGTGGGCACCAGCGGCAACCGGATCGTGCTGCATCTGGCGAACGCCATGAAGAAACGCGGGGCAAAGCGCGGCATCGCAACCGAGTGTATCGGCGGCGGTCTGGGCGGCGCCATGCTGTTGGAGGCTGTGCAATGA
- a CDS encoding acetyl-CoA hydrolase/transferase C-terminal domain-containing protein, whose product MARPEVYACADDMAQAIFAATGGEVRLALPLGLGKPISIVNALTRAAAADPSLRLSIFTALTLSRPRPEGDMQRRFLEPALDRLFGAYPGLHYAELIRDGTLPGNITVSEFFFQAGDWLGNDYAQRRYISANYTHARDVLIAQRPNVVAQLFAEEGGRLSMACNTDISADLFAFRTAGRMDFIAVGEVSDEMPFMLGAAVLEMEMDELAMKLRPKAPYGLFSAVRRPVSEVQHAIGLHVSRLIRDGGTLQIGIGAIGDAVANALLLREAGKLDEVWHASPFSLDGNEVGPFKVGLYAVTEMLVGGLIALFEAGILRREVEGAVIHAGFFVETRDMYQRLRDMPPAQRAKIAMMPVSYTNALYGDEAAKRAARVHARFVNGAMQASVLGDIMSDSARPGQVVSGVGGQFDFFQQAFALEGARAIVTLSATRSAAGKVTSNIAWTTPVVTVPRHMRDIVVTEYGTADLRGQTDEEVIKRMIAIADSRFQNQLIAEAQKAGKLNRDWRLPHAHRHNTPDRVAAWLAPWRGNILPDFPLGTDFDHTERALLPALDRLKTAAVSKGQMARLLIASILAQPHPQETQAMARMGFATDPHLLEPLAARALRGALRRSAAHRA is encoded by the coding sequence TTGGCTAGGCCCGAGGTCTACGCCTGTGCCGATGACATGGCGCAGGCCATCTTTGCGGCGACCGGGGGCGAGGTCCGGCTGGCGCTGCCCTTGGGGCTGGGCAAGCCGATCAGCATCGTCAACGCGCTGACCCGCGCCGCGGCGGCGGACCCGTCGCTGCGTCTGTCGATCTTCACCGCCCTCACGCTCAGCCGTCCGCGTCCTGAGGGTGACATGCAGCGGCGGTTTCTGGAGCCTGCGCTGGACCGTCTGTTCGGCGCCTATCCCGGCCTGCATTATGCGGAGCTGATCCGGGATGGCACGCTGCCCGGTAACATCACCGTGTCGGAGTTCTTCTTTCAAGCCGGTGACTGGCTGGGCAATGACTATGCGCAGCGCCGCTATATCTCGGCCAACTACACCCATGCGCGTGACGTGCTGATCGCGCAGCGCCCCAACGTGGTGGCGCAGCTGTTCGCCGAAGAGGGCGGTCGGCTGAGCATGGCATGCAATACGGACATTTCCGCTGATCTGTTCGCCTTTCGCACAGCGGGCCGGATGGATTTCATCGCCGTGGGCGAGGTGTCGGACGAGATGCCGTTCATGCTGGGCGCGGCGGTGCTGGAGATGGAGATGGACGAACTGGCGATGAAGCTGCGGCCCAAAGCGCCCTACGGCCTCTTTTCCGCCGTGCGTCGGCCCGTATCGGAGGTGCAGCACGCCATCGGGTTGCATGTCTCGCGGTTGATCCGGGATGGCGGGACGCTTCAAATCGGGATCGGGGCGATAGGCGATGCGGTGGCGAACGCGCTTCTGCTGCGCGAGGCGGGCAAACTGGACGAGGTTTGGCACGCATCGCCCTTTTCGCTGGACGGCAACGAAGTCGGCCCATTCAAGGTCGGGCTGTATGCGGTCACCGAAATGCTGGTCGGCGGGCTGATCGCCCTGTTCGAGGCGGGCATCCTGCGCCGCGAGGTGGAGGGCGCCGTCATCCACGCCGGTTTTTTCGTCGAAACGCGGGATATGTATCAGCGCCTGCGTGACATGCCACCGGCGCAGCGCGCGAAGATCGCGATGATGCCGGTCAGCTATACCAACGCGCTCTACGGCGATGAGGCAGCCAAGCGGGCCGCGCGCGTGCATGCCCGGTTCGTCAACGGGGCGATGCAGGCCAGCGTGCTGGGCGACATCATGTCGGATTCCGCCAGGCCCGGACAGGTGGTCAGCGGCGTCGGCGGGCAGTTCGATTTCTTTCAGCAGGCCTTTGCGCTGGAGGGCGCGCGCGCCATCGTCACCCTGTCGGCAACGCGCAGCGCCGCGGGCAAGGTAACGTCGAACATCGCATGGACAACGCCGGTCGTGACCGTGCCGCGCCACATGCGCGATATCGTCGTGACCGAATACGGCACCGCCGATCTGCGCGGCCAGACCGATGAAGAGGTGATCAAACGCATGATCGCCATCGCCGACAGCAGGTTCCAAAATCAACTGATTGCCGAAGCGCAAAAGGCGGGCAAGCTGAACCGCGACTGGCGGCTGCCCCACGCGCATCGCCATAATACGCCAGACCGCGTGGCCGCATGGCTGGCGCCTTGGCGCGGTAACATTTTGCCTGATTTTCCGCTGGGAACCGATTTCGACCATACCGAACGCGCCCTTCTGCCCGCGCTGGACCGGCTGAAAACAGCGGCCGTCAGCAAGGGGCAGATGGCCCGCCTGCTGATCGCCTCGATTCTCGCGCAGCCTCACCCGCAGGAGACGCAGGCGATGGCGCGTATGGGCTTTGCCACCGATCCGCACTTGCTGGAACCGCTGGCGGCACGCGCCCTGCGCGGCGCATTGCGGCGCTCGGCGGCACATCGCGCTTGA
- a CDS encoding SDR family NAD(P)-dependent oxidoreductase, translating to MRKALVTGSAGFIGYHLAQRLLADGWQVVGLDAMTDYYDVTLKQRRHAMLAQSPHFTAIEARVEEPGLMSALVAKEQFDAIIHLAAQAGVRHSIDAPRSYVEANLIGTFDVLEAARNTPPAHLLIASTSSVFGANTEMPYAETHKADHQMSFYAATKKATEAMAHSYAHLYDVPTTMFRFFTVYGPWGRPDMALFKFTKAILSGTPIDIYNHGDMRRDFTYIDDLIIGITRLIDAAPTRAPAQAVAHDSLSPVAPWRVVNIGNGMSVPLMEFVAAIEAATGRKAEKHFMDMQPGDVPATWADARLLEALTGPLPRTPVQVGVQRFVDWYRDYYGV from the coding sequence ATGCGCAAGGCATTGGTGACGGGATCGGCAGGCTTTATCGGCTACCATCTGGCGCAGCGGCTGCTGGCAGACGGCTGGCAGGTGGTCGGGCTGGACGCGATGACGGATTACTATGACGTCACCCTGAAACAGCGCCGCCATGCGATGCTGGCGCAATCGCCGCATTTCACCGCCATCGAGGCCCGCGTGGAGGAGCCGGGCCTGATGAGCGCGTTGGTCGCCAAGGAACAGTTTGACGCGATCATCCACCTGGCCGCGCAGGCCGGTGTGCGCCACTCGATCGACGCGCCGCGCAGCTATGTCGAGGCCAACCTGATCGGCACGTTCGACGTGCTGGAGGCCGCGCGCAACACCCCGCCTGCGCATTTGTTGATCGCCTCGACCTCGTCGGTGTTCGGCGCCAATACGGAAATGCCCTACGCCGAGACGCACAAGGCCGATCATCAGATGTCGTTCTATGCCGCGACCAAGAAGGCGACCGAGGCGATGGCCCATTCCTATGCGCATCTCTACGACGTGCCGACGACGATGTTCCGCTTTTTCACCGTCTATGGGCCGTGGGGGCGCCCCGATATGGCGCTGTTCAAATTTACCAAGGCCATTCTGAGCGGCACACCCATCGACATCTACAACCACGGCGACATGCGCCGCGATTTCACCTATATCGACGATCTGATTATCGGCATCACCCGCCTGATCGACGCCGCGCCGACGCGCGCGCCCGCGCAGGCCGTGGCCCATGACAGCCTGTCCCCCGTCGCACCATGGCGTGTGGTGAATATCGGCAACGGCATGTCCGTTCCGTTGATGGAATTTGTCGCCGCTATCGAGGCCGCGACCGGGCGCAAAGCCGAAAAACACTTCATGGATATGCAGCCGGGCGACGTGCCTGCCACCTGGGCCGACGCCCGCCTGTTGGAGGCGCTGACCGGGCCGCTGCCGCGCACGCCCGTGCAGGTCGGCGTGCAGCGCTTCGTCGACTGGTATCGGGACTATTACGGCGTCTGA
- the gmd gene encoding GDP-mannose 4,6-dehydratase, producing MKTAFVTGTTGQDGSYLVELLLDKGYEVHGLKRRASSFNTQRVDHLFRDIHEEPRFRLHYGDLTDTSNLTRLLSEIQPDEIYNLGAQSHVAVSFEAPEYTADVDAIGTLRLLEAMRFLGMEKTCRFYQASTSELYGLVQETPQTETTPFHPRSPYGVAKLYAYWIAVNYREAYGMYACNGILFNHESPRRGETFVTRKITRGLANIAQGLEDMLYMGNIDSLRDWGHAKDYVRMQWMMLQQDTPEDFVIATGVQHSVRDFITWAAADLGVTLGFEGTGLDEIAIVRQIDGDNAPGLKPGQVVMRIDPRYFRPAEVETLLGDPSKAKAKLGWQPEITAREMCAEMVAEDLRAARRQALLSAHGYDSAPGHDA from the coding sequence ATGAAGACAGCTTTCGTTACCGGCACCACGGGTCAGGATGGCTCTTATCTGGTCGAGCTGCTGCTGGACAAGGGCTATGAGGTGCACGGGCTGAAACGTCGCGCGTCGTCCTTCAACACCCAGCGGGTTGATCATCTGTTCCGCGATATTCACGAAGAGCCGCGCTTCCGCCTGCATTACGGCGATCTGACCGACACATCGAACCTGACGCGCCTGCTGTCCGAGATCCAGCCCGACGAGATCTATAATCTGGGCGCGCAGAGCCATGTCGCCGTCAGCTTCGAGGCGCCGGAATATACGGCCGATGTCGATGCCATCGGCACCCTGCGCCTGCTTGAGGCGATGCGCTTTCTGGGGATGGAAAAGACCTGCCGGTTCTATCAGGCCTCCACCTCCGAGCTGTACGGACTGGTGCAGGAGACGCCGCAGACCGAAACCACGCCGTTCCACCCGCGCTCGCCCTACGGCGTGGCCAAACTTTACGCCTACTGGATCGCCGTCAATTACCGCGAGGCTTACGGGATGTATGCCTGCAACGGCATTCTGTTCAACCACGAAAGCCCGCGCCGGGGCGAGACGTTCGTCACCCGCAAGATCACCCGCGGGCTGGCCAATATCGCGCAGGGGCTGGAGGATATGCTGTACATGGGCAATATCGATTCCTTGCGCGACTGGGGCCATGCCAAGGATTACGTGCGCATGCAGTGGATGATGCTGCAACAGGACACCCCCGAGGATTTCGTGATCGCCACCGGGGTGCAACATTCGGTGCGCGATTTCATCACCTGGGCAGCCGCCGATCTGGGCGTCACGCTGGGGTTTGAGGGGACCGGTCTGGACGAGATCGCCATCGTGCGGCAGATCGACGGGGACAACGCGCCCGGCCTCAAACCCGGCCAAGTGGTGATGCGCATCGATCCGCGCTATTTCCGCCCCGCCGAGGTGGAAACGCTGCTGGGCGATCCGTCCAAGGCCAAGGCCAAGCTGGGCTGGCAGCCAGAGATCACCGCGCGCGAGATGTGCGCCGAAATGGTGGCCGAGGATCTGCGCGCCGCGCGCCGGCAGGCGCTGCTGAGCGCGCATGGCTATGACAGCGCGCCCGGGCACGACGCATGA
- a CDS encoding 3-hydroxyacyl-CoA dehydrogenase NAD-binding domain-containing protein, with protein MSGVVMDFLGAELREMGGAGDRVGNWRIGRDAVGILWLAMDCEDSGTNVISRKVLEELNQHLAAAEADLPKALVIRSAKESGFAAGADISEFKDVASDPETLLREGHAVLDRLAALACPTICVVHGAALGGGFELALACDMRIGVRGASFAFPEVQLGLHPGLGGTFRSVALIDPVEAMTLMLTGKSAHTKKAKALGLLDTVVEERHVAAAVQAAANGDLEEHEQGLKARAFSLGTARSYAARQMRSQTEKKAPKVHYPAPHALIDLWEEHGDDPAAMQKAEIASFGQLLQTDTSKNLQRAFFLRQRLRGNAKGEDGIAHVHVIGAGAMGAEIAAMAAIRGKRVTLGDTSAQALGRAIKLAGEICDSKHLGSIEKRDALDRLMPDPEGYGIPAADLIIEAGPETVEIKQKIFEALCSRMKEGAILASNTSSLSVDELSTHAPDAAQFAGLHFFNPVSKIDLVEVVKGPDTSQNTASRLAAFCGAIRKLPVHVDDYPGFLVNRALTPYLMEAMALMDEGVPKEAIDSAALRFGMPMGPVTLADQVGLDIGLHVAESLAEGLDKPMAPISQTLRDKVAAGETGKKAGRGFYDWSDGTPHPHSEENGPDDLTDRLILPMLDACVEVLRRGVVAAEDDIDAAMIFATGWAPFRGGPMQYARARGIDEVVRRLKELEQAHGPRFAPDPGWQTLG; from the coding sequence ATGAGCGGTGTCGTGATGGATTTTCTGGGCGCCGAACTGCGCGAAATGGGCGGCGCGGGCGACCGGGTCGGCAACTGGCGCATCGGGCGGGACGCGGTCGGCATCCTGTGGCTGGCAATGGATTGCGAGGACAGCGGCACGAACGTCATTTCCCGCAAGGTGCTGGAAGAACTGAACCAGCATCTGGCCGCCGCCGAGGCGGACCTGCCCAAGGCGCTGGTGATCCGCTCGGCCAAGGAGTCCGGGTTTGCCGCAGGCGCCGATATCTCTGAATTCAAGGACGTCGCCAGCGATCCCGAAACCCTGCTGCGCGAGGGGCACGCGGTGCTTGACCGGCTTGCTGCGCTGGCCTGCCCCACGATCTGCGTCGTGCATGGCGCGGCGTTGGGTGGCGGGTTCGAATTGGCACTGGCCTGCGACATGCGCATCGGGGTGCGCGGCGCGTCCTTTGCCTTTCCCGAGGTGCAGCTGGGCCTGCATCCGGGGCTGGGCGGTACGTTCCGCTCGGTGGCTTTGATCGACCCGGTCGAGGCGATGACCCTGATGCTGACCGGCAAGTCCGCGCATACCAAAAAAGCCAAGGCACTCGGCCTGCTGGATACCGTGGTCGAGGAGCGCCACGTCGCCGCCGCCGTGCAGGCCGCCGCGAACGGCGATCTGGAGGAGCATGAACAAGGGCTGAAGGCGCGGGCATTTTCGCTTGGCACCGCGCGCAGCTATGCGGCGCGGCAGATGCGCAGCCAGACCGAGAAGAAGGCGCCGAAGGTGCATTATCCGGCCCCCCATGCCCTGATCGATCTGTGGGAGGAGCATGGCGACGACCCAGCCGCGATGCAAAAGGCCGAAATCGCGTCGTTCGGCCAGCTGCTTCAGACCGACACGTCAAAGAACCTGCAACGCGCGTTCTTCCTGCGCCAGCGGCTGCGCGGCAATGCCAAGGGCGAGGATGGTATCGCCCATGTCCATGTCATCGGCGCAGGCGCCATGGGCGCCGAGATCGCGGCCATGGCCGCGATCCGGGGCAAGCGGGTGACGCTGGGCGACACCTCGGCTCAGGCTCTGGGGCGGGCGATCAAGCTGGCGGGCGAGATATGCGACTCCAAACACCTCGGCAGTATCGAAAAGCGTGACGCGCTGGACCGGCTGATGCCCGACCCCGAGGGGTATGGCATCCCCGCCGCCGATCTGATCATCGAGGCCGGTCCGGAGACGGTGGAGATCAAGCAGAAGATCTTTGAGGCGCTGTGTTCGCGCATGAAAGAGGGCGCGATACTGGCCAGCAACACGTCCAGCCTGTCGGTTGACGAGCTGAGCACGCACGCACCCGATGCGGCACAATTCGCCGGGCTGCACTTTTTCAACCCGGTCTCGAAAATCGACCTTGTCGAGGTGGTGAAAGGCCCGGACACGTCCCAAAACACCGCCAGTCGCCTCGCCGCCTTCTGCGGCGCGATCAGGAAACTGCCGGTGCATGTGGACGACTACCCCGGCTTCCTCGTCAACCGCGCGCTGACGCCCTACCTGATGGAGGCGATGGCGCTGATGGACGAAGGCGTGCCCAAGGAAGCGATCGACAGCGCCGCATTGCGGTTCGGCATGCCGATGGGGCCTGTCACGCTGGCCGATCAGGTAGGGCTGGATATCGGCCTGCATGTCGCCGAAAGCCTTGCTGAGGGTCTGGACAAACCGATGGCGCCGATATCGCAGACCCTGCGCGACAAGGTTGCCGCCGGCGAGACGGGCAAAAAGGCGGGTCGCGGGTTCTACGACTGGTCAGACGGCACCCCTCACCCCCATAGCGAGGAAAATGGCCCCGACGATCTGACCGACCGGCTGATCCTGCCGATGCTGGACGCCTGCGTCGAGGTATTGCGCCGGGGCGTGGTCGCGGCCGAGGACGATATCGACGCGGCGATGATTTTCGCCACCGGCTGGGCGCCGTTCCGGGGCGGGCCGATGCAGTATGCGCGCGCGCGCGGTATCGATGAGGTTGTGCGCCGGTTGAAAGAGCTTGAGCAGGCGCACGGGCCGCGGTTTGCGCCCGATCCGGGATGGCAGACGCTTGGCTAG